The genomic window ATTGACTTACTGTTTGAAGCAGGTTGGAATGGATCCAGAGACAGGCGACTTCGACATCGACATCATCGAATCCGGTGTATCCAACAGCCAGAGAAACCGGCTGCAAACCATCAAACAGTTGATCGATACACTGGCCGGGGACGATGACTCAGCTGAGATCGAGGAAGTACTTGAGCATGCTCAGGAAGATGGAATTGAGGAGGACAAAGCTGAGGAAATTATTGAAAAGTTGAAGCGAGAAGGAGAACTATTCGAGCCCCAGCAAGGACATATTCAGAAGATCTAGAAGTTTTATCTGTATGCTTTGTCTCTTGGAAGTACTGTTGTAAACTTTATTTCGTTTTCTAGTATGTCGAAGAATGCTCTGTAATCTCCTATTTTGAGTCTCCAGGTAGATTTTTCTGCTATGAATTTGGTGCTGTTATGCTGCTTCGGATCTAGACCATAGTCTTTGATTTGTTTCTGGAATTCTTTCAGTTTAGAAATGATTCTATCCTGAGTTTGTTTCTCTAGTTCGGTGAGCCTTTCGTCGAATCGTTTTGTCCGGGTTACTTTATAGCTCATCTATAGGCTGACCTTCTTGATCTCTAGCTTCTTCAATATCTTCCTTGGCTTTCTCAGAAAGTTTCTTGTTCTCCATATTCCGGACCAGACTCCTTAGAAGTTCCCCCCTGGAGGTAAAATTTCCTTCCTCCACAGATTCATCTAATTCCTCAATCATGTCTTCCGGAGCTTTGAAACTGACAACCGAACTCATAGACAAGTATACTAAGTAAAACTTTATAAAACTTTGCTCGAATAGTGGGGAGCGGCAAGCTAAGACCCTGACACAGGTCATGTACTAAAGTCTTTTTGACAAAGTAACAAACATGCCACAGCAGAAGAGACAGGTCGCAAAGATCACCAACACACACGAGTTGAACACCGGAAAATACTTTCAGAGAGAAGGCTTCGAACCAAACTTCCTACTGACTCCGGAAGGAAAGAGACTGTCTCGTGCACGGATCGTCGCAACTGTGGTAGACCGATTCATCAACGACGACGAAACATACGGCAGCATTACTTTAGACGACGGAAACGATACTACACAAGTCAAGTTCTTCAACGAACTCGAACTAATGGAAGGATTCGAAGAAGGAGACATCATCGAAGTAGTCGGCAAAGTAAGAGAGTACCAGGGCCAGATCTACCTAGACGGAGAAATCCTGACCCACACCAATCCCGAAGCAGAACTACTCCACCAACTCCGCTACAAAAAAACACAGGAAGAATGGAGCACAATACACGAAACCGTCAAACAACTCAAAGAAAGCGGTAAAGACCAAGAAGAAATCAACAAAGAAATGGCCGGCAAACTAAACGAAAACGAAGTCGACGCACTACTACAAAGCTTCGGAGAAACATTCACACAAGCAGAAACAGAAGAAGACAGAGAAAACCTCGAAAGAGAAGTACTCCAAGCAGTAGAAAACCTCGACGAAGGCGACGGCGCAGACTACGCAGACATAATCAACGAAATAGACGAACCAGAAGACCAACTAGAAGAAACAATCAACAACCTACTCAGCGACGGAACCTGCTACGAACCACAACCCGGCAAAATAAAGAAACTATGACTTAATTGGCAATATAGCTAGATAGAAGATTATCACGCCGACAAAAAACCTAATTAGGTTTGCATAGAAATTAACTATCATGCCTGTATTGGACAAAGTTGAGGATTATTTCAGTTCTTCAGGAGATACTAAAATATACTATGTAAATGACAATACTCACAGTCAAGCCACCCCTGAATACAAAAAATCAATAGTTAGATCTTTAGAGAAAGGGAAAAACATCAAAGTATTCCCTGAGTCCATTTCATACCAAATCAAACATAGAGACAGATGGGAATACTTATTACAACAACTGCTTAAAGGTGAAGCCAGATTAGATAAAAATTCCTTAAAATACAAAGGAGAAACTGTCCATTTATCCCCTAGCCTACACTGCTTACTATCTGAATCATATAATTACAGGAATAAAATTGATAAGATATATCCATCGCCAGCCTATGGAGGAGAAATAAGGAGAGAAGATAAAGGAACTACAGAAAAAAGGAGAAACTTCAGAACCAGACAAGATGATCAAATTACTGGCTGATCATACATTCAAGAGAGATGTATCCTATAAATCATACATAGACAAGAAACTTAATAACCATAAAGGGAGTGCAGTAGTCGTGATGGGAGCAACTCACAATTTGGGTTTTCTGCTATCCAAAGATTATAACACTAGAAAGATGAATGACAAAAAATTGCAAACTAACTCTGCCAACTTTAGAGCAAATCGCATGGCACTAAGAAAACTAAAAGATAAAATAAACAACTAATTATGAGTAGTTGATAGAGATCCTCTTTATACTCTTCTATATAAGAGCATCCAACTTAAGAAGATCACCCACAGTAAGAGAACTATGAACAACTACGATGAATTACTCGAAAAAGGTAAGGAGGAAACTCCTGATGACTTGGAGAAGGAAGAGAGATTTGAAGTCCCTGAGTTGAAGACGAGGAAGGATGGTTCCCGGACGATTATTGAGGATTTCTCCGGTATTGCTGAGAAGCTGGGCAGGGAGGAGAAGGTTCTGTCCAACTTTATTCAGAATGAGCTTGGTACTGCTGGACATATTGAAGGCGATGAACTGGTTCTTAATGGAGAGTTCCGCCGTGGTAATGTTCAGGGGCGTCTGGAGAATTATGTTGATGAGTATGTGTATTGTCCTGAGTGCGGGCGTCCTGATACAGAGATTAAGAAGGAGAAGGGCGTTGAGATTATGAAATGTCAGGCTTGTGGTGCCCGGACTTCTCTATAACATAATTCTTTTATTTGTTTCTTTGAAGTAGTTACATATGGATTATCCTGTTGAGGATCCTAGAAGAGGCAGAGTTTTTGATGCTGGAGTTGAGAATTTGGAAGCATTAGCAGAGGTTCTCAGCGAGTATGCTTCTAAGCTGGAAACCGCTGTTGAGATGTATGACGGCGAGGAACAGTTCAGAAAGGCAACCGAATTCAATAGAGTAGCTGTTAGAGCCTATGAAACTATAGATGAGTGGCAAGATGATTCTGAAGAATACGATGATGAATTACTGGGGAAAGATCCGCAGGTTTTAGCGAAAGAGGCTCAATCAGTAGATAAAGATGAGGTGCAGAGAAGAGTAGATGCTAGAAATGAGCTTTTAGCGGCCGAGAGAAATTATCTGGACGCTGTGAGGAAAGCAGAACAGGAAGTTGAATGTTCTTGGAGAACCGTAAAAAGTTCGCTGGTTTAAAAAGGTTGGAGGTATATGTTGATTTTAGGAGGTTCGAGCTAGTTGTTTGGACTTCTCTATTTGAGGTGTAAATTTATTTATGGCAGATCAACCACAGCAGATGGACGCTCAGCAAGCTATGCAGATGATGCAGCAAAAACTCGGTAATGTAGAACTTACTGTGCACGCACTTCTCTCTGTACTCGATGAAAAAGACGTTATCGACCAGGAAGAAGTAAACGAAGAAGCACAGAGCATTGTCGAAGAGATGCAGCAACAGCAAGCAGATGGCGAAGGCGGCATCCCAGAAGACCTAGAAGACGAACTGGAATAATTAGTTCGAGTTTTCTAGCCGCTTATTCATTTTTCTCTCTTTATTTTTGTTCATATTTATTGGGAAATTAGATTCTTAGGTAGATCCATATTGTTCCATATATCATCATAATTGCCGTTCCTATATACACGAGTCTCTCAATATGTTCTCTCTGTGGTTTAAGAGCTGCTAATGTTAGACCGTGAAATGTCAGTAGTAGGAAAATTTTTGTTTCCTGACTCCACGCCTCTAATGCAAGTGCAAGCAGAATAGATAGTTGAAATAGTGCGATAGGTATTTTCTTACCTGATTCAACTGCTATGGTTGTTATATCAGCTCTTTTATCAGGTTGATAATCCAT from Candidatus Nanohalobium constans includes these protein-coding regions:
- a CDS encoding type II toxin-antitoxin system RelE family toxin; translated protein: MSYKVTRTKRFDERLTELEKQTQDRIISKLKEFQKQIKDYGLDPKQHNSTKFIAEKSTWRLKIGDYRAFFDILENEIKFTTVLPRDKAYR
- a CDS encoding ribbon-helix-helix domain-containing protein, producing MSSVVSFKAPEDMIEELDESVEEGNFTSRGELLRSLVRNMENKKLSEKAKEDIEEARDQEGQPIDEL
- a CDS encoding OB-fold nucleic acid binding domain-containing protein, translating into MPQQKRQVAKITNTHELNTGKYFQREGFEPNFLLTPEGKRLSRARIVATVVDRFINDDETYGSITLDDGNDTTQVKFFNELELMEGFEEGDIIEVVGKVREYQGQIYLDGEILTHTNPEAELLHQLRYKKTQEEWSTIHETVKQLKESGKDQEEINKEMAGKLNENEVDALLQSFGETFTQAETEEDRENLEREVLQAVENLDEGDGADYADIINEIDEPEDQLEETINNLLSDGTCYEPQPGKIKKL
- a CDS encoding translation initiation factor IF-2 subunit beta, whose amino-acid sequence is MNNYDELLEKGKEETPDDLEKEERFEVPELKTRKDGSRTIIEDFSGIAEKLGREEKVLSNFIQNELGTAGHIEGDELVLNGEFRRGNVQGRLENYVDEYVYCPECGRPDTEIKKEKGVEIMKCQACGARTSL